In Nicotiana tabacum cultivar K326 chromosome 11, ASM71507v2, whole genome shotgun sequence, a single window of DNA contains:
- the LOC142166026 gene encoding uncharacterized protein LOC142166026 — protein sequence MTDGCCGSEVGVKTFSESKDPGILHGVIDLHLQELRSRFDAVSTDLLLGMASLNPLNSFGNFDKNRIMKLAEYYPNEFDSNKLRDLSFQLDSFVVYARGHDKRFFNMKGISDLSKVLVKSDLHQTWPLVYLLIKLTPILPVATASVERAFSSMNYIKNELRNSIGDEFLNSCLVCYVERKIFSTVSNDAIIHRFQHMKSRRSQL from the exons ATGACTGATGGGTGTTGTGGTTCTGAAGTGGGAGTTAAAACCTTTTCTGAAAGCAAAGACCCAG GAATTCTTCATGGTGTTATTGATTTGCATCTTCAAGAGCTTAGAAGTCGTTTTGATGCCGTGAGTACCGACTTACTTCTCGGTATGGCTAGTTTAAATCCACTTAATTCATTTGGTAATTTTGATAAGAACAGGATAATGAAGTTGGCTGAATATTATCCCAATGAGTTTGATAGCAACAAGCTCCGGGATCTTAGTTTCCAGCTTGATAGTTTTGTAGTTTATGCTCGTGGTCATGACAAGAGGTTCTTCAACATGAAGGGAATTAGTGACCTTTCTAAAGTATTGGTTAAGTCAGACCTGCATCAAACTTGGCCACTGGTGTATTTACTTATCAAGTTGACTCCCATTCTTCCTGTTGCTACCGCTTCTGTGGAACGTGCTTTCTCATCCATGAACTATATAAAAAATGAGCTTCGTAATAGCATAGGTGATGAATTTTTAAACAGTTGTTTAGTTTGCTATGTAGAGCGTAAGATATTCTCAACTGTGAGCAACGATGCCATTATTCATCGTTTTCAACATATGAAAAGTCGTCGATCACAGTTGTGA